Proteins encoded in a region of the Halioglobus maricola genome:
- a CDS encoding YkoF family thiamine/hydroxymethylpyrimidine-binding protein: MKLTAELSLYPLQEDYIPVIKAFIDELCAGGDVLVVQNAMATQLCGEYDHVFDLVREVLRRSSIEFGKQVLVCKFIPGELDIAG; this comes from the coding sequence GTGAAATTAACTGCAGAACTCAGTCTGTACCCTTTGCAGGAAGACTACATTCCTGTGATCAAGGCGTTCATCGATGAGCTGTGCGCCGGTGGGGATGTGCTAGTGGTGCAAAACGCGATGGCCACCCAGCTGTGCGGGGAGTACGACCACGTTTTCGATCTGGTGCGGGAGGTCTTGCGGCGCAGTTCCATCGAATTCGGCAAGCAGGTGCTGGTGTGTAAGTTTATCCCCGGCGAACTCGATATCGCCGGATGA